The following proteins are co-located in the Mesorhizobium australicum WSM2073 genome:
- a CDS encoding carbohydrate ABC transporter permease, with protein sequence MSDHAVSLSATSSNLRAGASGPSGPKPRHMFSRRNIFLYGTLIVVALYYLLPLYVMVVTSLKGMPEIRLGNIFSPPLEITFEPWVKAWSQACTGLNCDGLSRGFWNSVRITVPSVILSIAIASVNGYALANWRFKGADTFFVILIVGAFIPYQVMIYPIVIILREIGLYGSLTGLVIVHSIFGMPILTLLFRNYFTSMPEELFRAARVDGAGFWGIYLRIMLPMSLPIFVVAVILQVTGIWNDFLFGVVYTRPDTYPMTVQLNNIVNSVQGVKEYNVNMAATILTGLVPLIVYFISGKLFVRGIAAGAVKG encoded by the coding sequence GTGTCTGATCATGCCGTCTCCTTGTCCGCCACGTCGTCAAACCTCCGGGCTGGCGCCTCCGGCCCGAGCGGACCAAAGCCGCGGCACATGTTCTCGCGCCGTAACATTTTCCTGTACGGCACGCTCATCGTGGTGGCGCTCTACTATCTCCTGCCGCTCTATGTGATGGTCGTCACCTCGCTGAAGGGCATGCCGGAGATCCGCCTCGGCAACATTTTCTCGCCGCCGCTCGAGATCACCTTCGAGCCCTGGGTCAAGGCGTGGTCGCAGGCCTGCACCGGCCTCAATTGCGACGGGCTTTCGCGCGGGTTCTGGAATTCGGTGCGCATCACCGTTCCCTCGGTGATCCTGTCGATCGCCATCGCCTCGGTGAACGGCTACGCGCTGGCCAACTGGCGCTTCAAGGGCGCCGACACCTTCTTCGTCATCCTGATCGTCGGCGCCTTCATTCCCTACCAGGTGATGATCTATCCCATCGTCATCATCCTGCGCGAGATCGGCCTCTATGGCAGCCTTACCGGCCTGGTGATCGTGCATTCCATTTTCGGCATGCCGATCCTGACGCTTCTGTTCCGCAATTATTTCACCTCCATGCCGGAGGAACTGTTCCGGGCGGCGCGCGTCGATGGCGCCGGCTTCTGGGGCATCTACCTGCGCATCATGCTGCCGATGTCACTGCCGATCTTCGTCGTCGCCGTCATCCTGCAGGTGACCGGCATCTGGAACGACTTCCTGTTCGGCGTCGTCTACACCCGTCCCGACACCTATCCGATGACGGTGCAGCTCAACAACATCGTCAATTCGGTGCAAGGCGTGAAGGAATACAACGTCAACATGGCCGCCACCATCCTGACCGGGTTGGTGCCGCTGATCGTCTATTTCATTTCCGGCAAATTGTTCGTGCGCGGCATCGCCGCCGGCGCGGTGAAAGGGTGA